A segment of the Armatimonadota bacterium genome:
GGACTGGATGCCGCCGTTGCCCAACGGGTGAATCAGGGTTTTCGCTTCTTGCACGGAACCGCCGCATACGTTGCCTCGCTCTTTCAGACCATCCTCACCTTCAAGCCCGTCCCTATGCTTATCCGCGTGGACGGCGAGGAGCTGCGCCTCGAAGCCTTCCTGTGCACCGTGGCGAACACCCAATCGTATGGCGGTGGGATGCGTATTGCCCCCTACGCGCAGATAGACGACGGGTTGCTGGATGTGTGCATCGTCAAAGCAGTGAACAAGCTGGAGTTTGTGCGTATCTTTCCACGTGTATACAGCGGCGCTCACATCACGCACCCCTGCTTCCTGATGCACACCGCGAGGCGGATTCACGTTCAAAGCACTCCCCCCGTGCCCGTGCTGGTGGACGGGGACGTAATGGGCACTACGCCGGTGGAGTTCAGTGTTCACCCCGAGGCTATCGAGGTGATTCTGCCTGCGAAGTGAGTTATCGGTTTTGCGTCTTCCTTACGCCGACTGGATGGTGTTTTCCGTTCGCATTGCAAGCATGACGCCTCGCGAACCATGCAAGACCGATTGAAGTGCAGAAAAGGATTGTCGGAGGAGGACTCACCGCTATTCCGTCGTGAGGAAGCGACTGGGCTTGCCCGCGTAACTGATCCATAGCCTTTCCCGGGCGCGCGTACAGGCGACGTAGAGGAGCTGCCTTTCCTGATTGATGAAGGCTTCGCGCTCCTGGGGGTCTTCCAGCTGTTGCAACTCTGGCTGGCAGGGAAACCAGAAATCGTCCACCCCGACAACCGCTACAGCCTTAAACTCCAGTCCTTTCGCACGGTGCGTCGTACCTACGGCAATGCAGTCAGCACGAGAATCAACCCCTTCGCTCA
Coding sequences within it:
- a CDS encoding diacylglycerol kinase; protein product: MTSADIVVVLNPKAGRYRAIRHKGTLQNLLQQMGKHTGLTWRIVQTTGPGQATELARQAAEEGASVVVAAGGDGTCGEVANGIVGTPARLGVLPLGTGNDFARCAGIGENLQIAVETLFTGKPRRIDLGEVAGRYFINIAGCGLDAAVAQRVNQGFRFLHGTAAYVASLFQTILTFKPVPMLIRVDGEELRLEAFLCTVANTQSYGGGMRIAPYAQIDDGLLDVCIVKAVNKLEFVRIFPRVYSGAHITHPCFLMHTARRIHVQSTPPVPVLVDGDVMGTTPVEFSVHPEAIEVILPAK